A window of the Planococcus citri chromosome 4, ihPlaCitr1.1, whole genome shotgun sequence genome harbors these coding sequences:
- the mRpL20 gene encoding large ribosomal subunit protein bL20, whose protein sequence is MVFHTLVLAGRAFIRNPIPGPDIFWKRRRIFRLTSYLYGRRRNCYRTAIRALHHVLEDCTRGRRVKKQDMAILWETRIDSAAREHGISGLTMREALPRCNIFLDRKTLADLAIWEPRTFKAVTDVAKGRAASDEDLTYPTKDKEDLSHFATKGMLKDPK, encoded by the exons ATGGTTTTCCATACTTTGGTTTTGGCTGGCAGGGCGTTTATAAGAAATCCGATACCGGGTCCAGATATATTTTGGAAACGCCGAAGAATATTTCGATTAACCAGC tacCTTTACGGACGAAGAAGAAATTGTTACCGTACTGCGATTCGGGCTCTACATCATGTTCTCGAGGATTGTACGAGAGGACGGCGTGTTAAAAAACAAGATATGGCTATT TTATGGGAAACGAGAATTGATAGTGCAGCTCGCGAACATGGCATATCTGGTTTAACTATGAGAGAAGCTTTGCCAAGATGCAATATATTTCTCGATAGAAAAACTCTCGCTGATTTAGCGATATGGGAACCCCGCACTTTCAAa GCAGTGACCGATGTTGCTAAAGGCAGAGCTGCAAGTGATGAAGATTTGACTTACCCTACGAAAGATAAAGAAGATCTTAGTCATTTTGCCACCAAAGGCATGTTAAAAGATCCGAAATAG
- the LOC135844989 gene encoding 10 kDa heat shock protein, mitochondrial isoform X1, producing MFQSLVSRLRPLFDRVLVLKAEKITTTKGGIMLPEKAVGKVLEGTVVAVGPGPRNKQGEFITPALKVGDKVLLPEYGGTKVELEEKEYHLFRETDLLAKLE from the exons ATGTTTCAGTCTCTAGTATCACGATTGCGTCCTCTATTCGACAGAGTTTTGGTATTGAAAGCTGAGAAAATAACTACCACGAAAGGTGGAATAATGTTACCTGAAAAAGCTGTCGGTAAAGTATTGGAAGGAACTGTTGTAGCCGTTGGTCCTGGTCCTCGGAATAAG CAAGGTGAATTCATTACTCCCGCATTAAAAGTCGGTGATAAGGTATTACTACCAGAATACGGTGGAACCAAGGTAGAATTAGAAGAAAAAGAATATCATTTATTCCGTGAAACCGACTTATTGGCGAAATTAGAATAA
- the LOC135844989 gene encoding 10 kDa heat shock protein, mitochondrial isoform X2 produces MSLVSRLRPLFDRVLVLKAEKITTTKGGIMLPEKAVGKVLEGTVVAVGPGPRNKQGEFITPALKVGDKVLLPEYGGTKVELEEKEYHLFRETDLLAKLE; encoded by the exons ATG TCTCTAGTATCACGATTGCGTCCTCTATTCGACAGAGTTTTGGTATTGAAAGCTGAGAAAATAACTACCACGAAAGGTGGAATAATGTTACCTGAAAAAGCTGTCGGTAAAGTATTGGAAGGAACTGTTGTAGCCGTTGGTCCTGGTCCTCGGAATAAG CAAGGTGAATTCATTACTCCCGCATTAAAAGTCGGTGATAAGGTATTACTACCAGAATACGGTGGAACCAAGGTAGAATTAGAAGAAAAAGAATATCATTTATTCCGTGAAACCGACTTATTGGCGAAATTAGAATAA
- the LOC135844987 gene encoding non-structural maintenance of chromosomes element 4 homolog A-like translates to MEPEERIEKLKSQVQLSQVAAQNTELTSAHLNKIKSIWETQEDLKSQNERNMTIQEVLLDLEVLETTGSTLGHYIKTVKANVNTFSLSEFADKLNAKFLQKGKHNWLKSSERAIPIINRLPGFPLLLGTFKPNAPFVVPEKKRKVTVRQKDVLAAKQKAENVVMTEKNNDSIDVKVNFVIKNLKRCFKENEKQPIPLYDFIIHPTNFTTTVENIFYLSFVIRDGLALIEVFDDELFISPMEREEHETKKISTKKQFIFNITMQQWIDKIKEKNIQEPAIDWGLNQYTPKNV, encoded by the exons ATGGAACCCGAAGAAAGAATCGAAAAGCTAAAGTCACAAGTTCAGTTATCCCAAGTCGCTG CTCAAAATACCGAACTAACTTCAGCGCACCTGAATAAGATAAAGAGTATCTGGGAAACGCAAGAggatttgaaaagtcaaaatgaaAGAA ATATGACTATACAAGAGGTGCTGTTGGATTTGGAGGTATTGGAGACAACAGGCTCCACATTGGGGCATTACATCAAGACAGTGAAGGCAAACGTAAATACTTTTTCGTTGTCCGAATTCGCCGATAAATTG AACGCTAAATTCTTACAAAAAGGTAAACACAATTGGCTCAAGTCTTCTGAAAGAGCTATCCCAATCATCAATCGTTTACCTGGATTTCCTCTGCTTTTGGGAACTTTCAAACCAAACGCTCCTTTCGTGGTGCcggagaaaaaaaggaaagttACCGTCCGACAAAAAGATGTACTCGCTGCTAAGCAAAAAGCAGAAAAT GTCGTGATGACAGAGAAAAATAACGATTCCATTGATGTGAAAGTCAATTTCGTtattaagaatttgaaaagatgtttcaaagaaaatgaaaagcaacCTATTCCGTTGTATGATTTCATCATCCATCCGACCAACTTTACTACGACtgtcgaaaatattttttacctgTCTTTCGTTATTAGAGATGGATTGGCGTTAATTG aagtgtTCGACGATGAACTATTCATTTCACCGATGGAACGCGAAGAACACGAGACCAAGAAAATATCTACGAAGAAACAGTTCATATTTAATATTACTATGCAACAGTGGATT GACAAAATCAAAGAGAAGAATATTCAAGAACCAGCTATCGATTGGGGGCTCAATCAATACACTCCGAAGAATGTCTAA